The following coding sequences lie in one Phalacrocorax carbo chromosome 3, bPhaCar2.1, whole genome shotgun sequence genomic window:
- the EPRS1 gene encoding bifunctional glutamate/proline--tRNA ligase isoform X1, with translation MAALSLAVNAGSPPLGALLTVEHVKNDIEISVEEGKETILRVSEHVSFTDVNSIARYLARAAGSAGLYGSNLLEHTEIDHWLEFSATKLSTASQFLSAVQELNHCLSLRTYLVGNSLSLADLCVWAVLKDNNIWQEQLQQNKAPVHAKRWYGFLEVQRAFQSVGAKWASGTPKVKVATEKKADVGKFVELPGAEMGKVIVRFPPEASGYLHIGHAKAALLNQHYQVNFKGKLIMRFDDTNPEKEKEDFEKVILEDVAMLHIKPDQFTYTSDHFETIMKYAEKLIQEGKAYVDDTPAEQMKAEREQRMESKHRNNCVNKNLQMWEEMKKGTEYGQTCCLRAKIDMNSNNGCMRDPTLYRCKNQPHPRTGNTYKVYPTYDFACPIVDSIEGVTHALRTTEYHDRDEQFYWIIEALGIRKPYIWEYSRLNLNNTVLSKRKLTWFVNEGLVDGWDDPRFPTVRGVLRRGMTVEGLKQFIAAQGSSRSVVNMEWDKIWSFNKKVIDPVAPRYTALLKDAVVPVNIPEAQEEMKEVAKHPKNADVGLKPVWYGSRVLIEGADAETLTEGEVVTFINWGNIIITKLNRNSSGKIASIDAKLNLENKDFKKTTKITWLAETPRAPLIPTVCVNYEHLITKPVLGKDEDFKQYINRNSKQEELMLGDPCLKDLKKGDIIQLQRRGFFICDQPYEPVSPYSCKDAPCILIYIPDGHTKEMPTSGSKEKTKAETAKKEAGSAVKGKSPPLVGDNSTPTCTVSESHLVIYNRVSAQGDIVRDLKAKKASKEDIDKAVKQLLALKAEYKEKTGQEYKPGNPPVSVTEHSSKLETSSTLDSKALYDKVAEQGEAVRKLKAEKAPKDEIGAAVEVLLSLKAEYKQQTGQEYKPGSPPVVSVPPQPSPVSTLPSPCPVDSKSLYNKVAEQGEVVRKLKSEKASKEQIDEAVKILLNLKAEYKQKTGQEYKPGNPPSAPPCIPSTTLPSSVCCSNSAPCSLVDGKALYDNVAEQGEVVRRLKAEKASKDEIDEAVKLLLALKADYKEKTGQDYRPGHPPVAEAALPQTSNTVLSGPDTPEAKALFSKVALQGDEVRKLKSEKAEKEKIDAAVKELLQLKAQYKSVAGVDYKPISVSGTDDKDKKKKEKDNKSEKQSKQQKQNDGPKKEPLQGQSGNELSSSGSGEGQGPKKQTRLGLEAKKEENLADWFSQVITKSEMIEYYDVSGCYVLRPWAYAIWEAIKNFFDAEIKKLGVENCYFPMFVSQAALEKEKTHIADFAPEVAWVTRSGKTDLAEPIAVRPTSETVMYPAYAKWVQSHRDLPIKLNQWCNVVRWEFKHPQPFLRTREFLWQEGHTAFATYEEAAEEVMQILDLYAQVYEDLLAIPVVKGRKTEKEKFAGGDYTTTVEAFISASGRAIQGATSHHLGQNFSKMFEIVFEDPKKPGEKQFAYQNSWGITTRTIGVMTMIHGDNMGLVLPPRVACVQVVIIPCGITNSLSEEDKEALLKKCNEYRNRLLSVNIRVRADLRDNYSPGWKFNHWELKGVPVRVEVGPRDMKSQQFVAVRRDTGQKLTFSEDEAEDKLKQILEEIHANLYNRASEDLKSHMVVANTMEDFQKELDSGKIVQIPFCGEIECEDWIKKTTARDQDLEPGAPSMGAKSLCIPFQPLCELQRGARCVCGKNPAKFYTLFGRSY, from the exons GCATGTTTCATTTACTGATGTGAACTCAATAGCTCGTTATCTGGCTAGAGCTGCCGGTTCTGCTGGGTTGTATGGTTCAAATCTGTTGGAACACACTGAG ATTGACCACTGGCTGGAGTTTAGTGCTACAAAGTTATCTACTGCCAGCCAGTTTCTTTCAGCAGTCCAAGAGCTCAACCACTGTCTGTCTCTGAGAACGTACTTGGTCGGAAACTCTCTGAGTCTCGCAGACTTGTGTGTCTGGGCTGTACTAAAAG aTAATAACATATGGCAAGAACAATTACAGCAAAACAAGGCTCCTGTCCATGCAAAGCGATGGTATGGCTTTCTTGAGGTACAGCGTGCTTTTCAGTCAGTAGGAGCCAAGTGGGCTTCTGGTACACCAAAGGTTAAAGTG gcaacagaaaagaaagcgGATGTTGGGAAGTTTGTTGAACTTCCTGGTGCAGAGATGGGGAAGGTCATTGTGAGGTTTCCTCCTGAAGCAAGTGG aTATCTGCATATTGGTCATGCCAAAGCTGCCTTGCTAAATCAGCACTACCAAGTTaactttaaaggaaaacttaTTATGAGATTTGATGACACAAatccagaaaaagagaaagaagactTTGAAAAG GTTATTCTTGAAGATGTTGCAATGCTACACATCAAACCGGATCAATTTACATATACCTCAGATCACTTTGAAACAATAATGAAATATGCTGAGAAGCTTATTCAAGAAGGGAAGGCATATGTGGATGATACTCCTGCAgaacaaatgaaagcagagcGTGAGCAAAGAATGGAAtctaaacacagaaataact gTGTTAATAAAAATCTACAAATgtgggaagaaatgaaaaagggaaCAGAATACGGACAAACTTGTTGTCTACGAGCAAAAATAGATATGAATAGTAACAATGGATGCATGAGGGACCCAACTCTTTATCGTTGTAAAAACCAGCCTCACCCACGTACTGGAAATACTTACAA GGTTTACCCCACATATGACTTTGCCTGCCCCATTGTTGACAGCATTGAAGGGGTCACACATGCATTGAGAACAACTGAATACCATGACAGAGATGAACAATTCTATTGGATCATCGAGGCACTGGGCATAAGGAAACCTTATATATGGGAGTATAGCCGGCTAAACCTCAACAACACTGTGCTCTCTAAAAGAAAGCTTACGTGGTTTGTCAACGAGGGGCTTGTGGATGGATG GGATGACCCAAGATTTCCCACTGTGCGTGGCGTCCTAAGAAGAGGCATGACAGTTGAAGGGCTAAAACAGTTTATTGCTGCTCAG ggtTCCTCTCGATCCGTCGTGAATATGGAGTGGGATAAAATTTGGTCCTTTAATAAAAAG gtTATAGACCCAGTAGCACCTCGGTACACTGCTCTGCTGAAAGATGCAGTGGTCCCAGTAAATATTCCTGAAGCTCAAGAAGAGATGAAAGAAGTGGCTAAACATCCAAAG AATGCTGATGTTGGGTTGAAACCTGTGTGGTACGGCTCCAGAGTCCTGATTGAGGGTGCAGATGCAGAGACCCTGACAGAGGGAGAGGTGGTTACGTTCATAAATTGGGGCAATATTATCATCACTAAGTTAAACAG AAATTCAAGTGGAAAAATTGCATCCATCGATGCCAAGTTGAACTTAGAGAATAAGGACTTCAAAAAAACGACTAAGATCACTTGGTTAGCAGAAACTCCACGTGCACCACTCATCCCAACTGTCTGTGTGAATTATGAGCATCTGATCACTAAGCCAGTTCTAGGTAAAGATGAAGATTTCAAGCAATATATCAACCGAAATAGCAAG CAAGAAGAACTGATGTTAGGTGATCCTTGCCTTAAGGACTTAAAAAAAGGGGACATCATACAACTTCAGAGGAGAGGATTCTTTATTTGTGATCAACCCTATGAGCCAGTGAG TCCTTACAGCTGTAAAGATGCCCCGTGCATTTTGATTTACATCCCTGATGGACACACTAAGGAAATGCCAACATCTGGGTCAAAAGAAAAGACCAAAGCTGAAACTGCAAAGAAAGAG gctggtTCAGCTGTAAAAGGAAAATCTCCTCCACTTGTTGGTGATAACTCTACTCCAACCTGTACTGTATCTGAAAGTCACCTGGTCATTTACAACAGAGTGTCTGCACAGGGTGATATAGTTCGTGACTTGAAAGCTAAGAAGGCATCAAAGGAAGATATTGATAAAGCTGTGAAACAGTTGCTGGCCTTGAAAGCAGAATACAAAGAGAAGACAGGCCAGGAGTATAAGCCTGGAAATCCACCAGTATCTGTAACTGAACACTCTTCAAAGCTTGAGACCTCTAGTACCCTGGACAGTAAAGCTCTGTATGATAAAGTAGCAGAGCAAGGAGAAGCGGTCCGAAAACTGAAAGCTGAGAAAGCACCTAAG gatgaGATAGGAGCTGCTGTGGAAGTCCTTTTATCCCTAAAGGCAGAATATAAACAACAGACAGGCCAGGAGTACAAACCAGGAAGCCCACCTGTGGTCTCTGTccctcctcagccttctcctgtTTCTACTCTTCCATCCCCATGTCCAGTAGACAGCAAATCTCTGTACAACAAAGTAGCTGAACAAGGCGAAGTGGTCCGCAAACTTAAATCAGAGAAAGCTTCAAAG GAACAAATAGATGAGGCTGTGaaaattcttttaaatctaaaagCAGAATATAAACAAAAGACAGGTCAAGAGTACAAGCCTGGAAATCCACCTTCAGCTCCTCCTTGTATACCTTCTACTACACTTCCATCTTCTGTATGCTGCAGTAACTCGGCGCCCTGTAGCTTAGTGGATGGCAAAGCACTTTATGATAATGTAGCTGAACAAGGGGAAGTGGTACGGAGACTCAAAGCAGAGAAAGCTTCCAAG GATGAAATAGATGAAGCTGTAAAACTCCTTCTTGCTCTAAAAGCTGACTACAAGGAAAAGACTGGGCAGGACTACAGGCCAGGACATCCACCAGTAGCAGAAGCTGCTTTGCCCCAAACGTCAAACACAGTACTCAGTGGTCCAGACACACCCGAAGCTAAAGCCTTGTTTAGCAAAGTAGCTCTCCAAGGAGATGAAGTTAGGAAATTGAagtcagaaaaagcagaaaag gAAAAGATAGATGCTGCTGTGAAGGAACTTCTTCAGTTGAAGGCCCAGTATAAGTCTGTTGCAGGAGTTGACTATAAACCAATTTCTGTTAGTGGCACTGAtgacaaagacaaaaagaagaaagagaaagataacaagtctgaaaagcagagtaagcaacagaagcaaaatgatGGCCCAAAAAAAGAACCTTTGCAAGGACAGAGTGGTAATGAACTCTCCTCAAGTGGATCAGGAGAGGGTCAAGGCCCTAAGAAACAAACCAG GCTGGGTCTAGAagctaaaaaggaagaaaatcttgCAGATTGGTTCTCTCAG GTGATCACAAAATCAGAAATGATTGAATACTATGATGTGAGTGGCTGTTACGTTCTTCGTCCTTGGGCTTATGCTATTTGGGAAGCTATCAAGAACTTCTTCGATGCAGAGATCAAGAAACTTGGAGTGGAAAACTGTTACTTCCCCATGTTTGTGTCCCAGGCTGCCCTAGAGAAAGAGAAGACTCATATTGCTGACTTTGCTCCTGAG gTTGCTTGGGTCACAAGATCCGGAAAAACAGATCTGGCTGAACCAATTGCTGTACGTCCCACAAGTGAAACAG tcaTGTATCCTGCCTATGCAAAGTGGGTGCAGTCACACAGGGATCTGCCTATCAAGCTTAATCAGTGGTGCAATGTTGTG CGTTGGGAGTTCAAACATCCCCAACCTTTCCTTCGCACTCGTGAGTTCCTTTGGCAAGAGGGTCACACCGCATTTGCAACAtatgaagaagcagcagaggag GTGATGCAGATACTTGATCTGTATGCTCAAGTGTACGAAGATCTCCTAGCAATACCTGttgtgaaaggaaggaagacagagaaggagaaattCGCTGGGGGTGATTATACAACCACTGTAGAGGCATTTATATCTGCTAGTGGAAGAGCTATCCAG GGAGCAACATCACATCATCTAGGGCAGAATTTCTCAAAGATGTTTGAAATTGTATTTGAAGATCCCAAGAAACCAGGAGAAAAACAGTTTGCTTATCAGAATTCCTGGGGCATTACAACTCGAACTATTGGTGTAATGACAATGATTCACGGAGATAACATGGGACTGGTGCTTCCGCCTCGAGTAGCCTGTGTTCAG GTTGTAATTATACCTTGTGGTATTACAAATTCCCTTTCTGAAGAGGACAAAGAGGCTTTACTGAAGAAATGTAATGAATATCGTAATAGACTGCTTAGTGTTAATATCCGTGTGCGGGCTGATTTAAGAGACAACTATTCACCCGGCTGGAAGTTCAACCACTGGGAGCTTAAG GGTGTTCCAGTCAGGGTTGAAGTGGGACCACGAGACATGAAGAGCCAACAGTTTGTAGCTGTTAGAAGAGACACAGGACAGAAGCTGACCTTTTCTGAAGATGAGGCAGAAGATAAACTGAAGCAGATTTTGGAGGAGATCCATGCTAACCTTTACAACAG
- the EPRS1 gene encoding bifunctional glutamate/proline--tRNA ligase isoform X4, with the protein MGKVIVRFPPEASGYLHIGHAKAALLNQHYQVNFKGKLIMRFDDTNPEKEKEDFEKVILEDVAMLHIKPDQFTYTSDHFETIMKYAEKLIQEGKAYVDDTPAEQMKAEREQRMESKHRNNCVNKNLQMWEEMKKGTEYGQTCCLRAKIDMNSNNGCMRDPTLYRCKNQPHPRTGNTYKVYPTYDFACPIVDSIEGVTHALRTTEYHDRDEQFYWIIEALGIRKPYIWEYSRLNLNNTVLSKRKLTWFVNEGLVDGWDDPRFPTVRGVLRRGMTVEGLKQFIAAQGSSRSVVNMEWDKIWSFNKKVIDPVAPRYTALLKDAVVPVNIPEAQEEMKEVAKHPKNADVGLKPVWYGSRVLIEGADAETLTEGEVVTFINWGNIIITKLNRNSSGKIASIDAKLNLENKDFKKTTKITWLAETPRAPLIPTVCVNYEHLITKPVLGKDEDFKQYINRNSKQEELMLGDPCLKDLKKGDIIQLQRRGFFICDQPYEPVSPYSCKDAPCILIYIPDGHTKEMPTSGSKEKTKAETAKKEAGSAVKGKSPPLVGDNSTPTCTVSESHLVIYNRVSAQGDIVRDLKAKKASKEDIDKAVKQLLALKAEYKEKTGQEYKPGNPPVSVTEHSSKLETSSTLDSKALYDKVAEQGEAVRKLKAEKAPKDEIGAAVEVLLSLKAEYKQQTGQEYKPGSPPVVSVPPQPSPVSTLPSPCPVDSKSLYNKVAEQGEVVRKLKSEKASKEQIDEAVKILLNLKAEYKQKTGQEYKPGNPPSAPPCIPSTTLPSSVCCSNSAPCSLVDGKALYDNVAEQGEVVRRLKAEKASKDEIDEAVKLLLALKADYKEKTGQDYRPGHPPVAEAALPQTSNTVLSGPDTPEAKALFSKVALQGDEVRKLKSEKAEKEKIDAAVKELLQLKAQYKSVAGVDYKPISVSGTDDKDKKKKEKDNKSEKQSKQQKQNDGPKKEPLQGQSGNELSSSGSGEGQGPKKQTRLGLEAKKEENLADWFSQVITKSEMIEYYDVSGCYVLRPWAYAIWEAIKNFFDAEIKKLGVENCYFPMFVSQAALEKEKTHIADFAPEVAWVTRSGKTDLAEPIAVRPTSETVMYPAYAKWVQSHRDLPIKLNQWCNVVRWEFKHPQPFLRTREFLWQEGHTAFATYEEAAEEVMQILDLYAQVYEDLLAIPVVKGRKTEKEKFAGGDYTTTVEAFISASGRAIQGATSHHLGQNFSKMFEIVFEDPKKPGEKQFAYQNSWGITTRTIGVMTMIHGDNMGLVLPPRVACVQVVIIPCGITNSLSEEDKEALLKKCNEYRNRLLSVNIRVRADLRDNYSPGWKFNHWELKGVPVRVEVGPRDMKSQQFVAVRRDTGQKLTFSEDEAEDKLKQILEEIHANLYNRASEDLKSHMVVANTMEDFQKELDSGKIVQIPFCGEIECEDWIKKTTARDQDLEPGAPSMGAKSLCIPFQPLCELQRGARCVCGKNPAKFYTLFGRSY; encoded by the exons ATGGGGAAGGTCATTGTGAGGTTTCCTCCTGAAGCAAGTGG aTATCTGCATATTGGTCATGCCAAAGCTGCCTTGCTAAATCAGCACTACCAAGTTaactttaaaggaaaacttaTTATGAGATTTGATGACACAAatccagaaaaagagaaagaagactTTGAAAAG GTTATTCTTGAAGATGTTGCAATGCTACACATCAAACCGGATCAATTTACATATACCTCAGATCACTTTGAAACAATAATGAAATATGCTGAGAAGCTTATTCAAGAAGGGAAGGCATATGTGGATGATACTCCTGCAgaacaaatgaaagcagagcGTGAGCAAAGAATGGAAtctaaacacagaaataact gTGTTAATAAAAATCTACAAATgtgggaagaaatgaaaaagggaaCAGAATACGGACAAACTTGTTGTCTACGAGCAAAAATAGATATGAATAGTAACAATGGATGCATGAGGGACCCAACTCTTTATCGTTGTAAAAACCAGCCTCACCCACGTACTGGAAATACTTACAA GGTTTACCCCACATATGACTTTGCCTGCCCCATTGTTGACAGCATTGAAGGGGTCACACATGCATTGAGAACAACTGAATACCATGACAGAGATGAACAATTCTATTGGATCATCGAGGCACTGGGCATAAGGAAACCTTATATATGGGAGTATAGCCGGCTAAACCTCAACAACACTGTGCTCTCTAAAAGAAAGCTTACGTGGTTTGTCAACGAGGGGCTTGTGGATGGATG GGATGACCCAAGATTTCCCACTGTGCGTGGCGTCCTAAGAAGAGGCATGACAGTTGAAGGGCTAAAACAGTTTATTGCTGCTCAG ggtTCCTCTCGATCCGTCGTGAATATGGAGTGGGATAAAATTTGGTCCTTTAATAAAAAG gtTATAGACCCAGTAGCACCTCGGTACACTGCTCTGCTGAAAGATGCAGTGGTCCCAGTAAATATTCCTGAAGCTCAAGAAGAGATGAAAGAAGTGGCTAAACATCCAAAG AATGCTGATGTTGGGTTGAAACCTGTGTGGTACGGCTCCAGAGTCCTGATTGAGGGTGCAGATGCAGAGACCCTGACAGAGGGAGAGGTGGTTACGTTCATAAATTGGGGCAATATTATCATCACTAAGTTAAACAG AAATTCAAGTGGAAAAATTGCATCCATCGATGCCAAGTTGAACTTAGAGAATAAGGACTTCAAAAAAACGACTAAGATCACTTGGTTAGCAGAAACTCCACGTGCACCACTCATCCCAACTGTCTGTGTGAATTATGAGCATCTGATCACTAAGCCAGTTCTAGGTAAAGATGAAGATTTCAAGCAATATATCAACCGAAATAGCAAG CAAGAAGAACTGATGTTAGGTGATCCTTGCCTTAAGGACTTAAAAAAAGGGGACATCATACAACTTCAGAGGAGAGGATTCTTTATTTGTGATCAACCCTATGAGCCAGTGAG TCCTTACAGCTGTAAAGATGCCCCGTGCATTTTGATTTACATCCCTGATGGACACACTAAGGAAATGCCAACATCTGGGTCAAAAGAAAAGACCAAAGCTGAAACTGCAAAGAAAGAG gctggtTCAGCTGTAAAAGGAAAATCTCCTCCACTTGTTGGTGATAACTCTACTCCAACCTGTACTGTATCTGAAAGTCACCTGGTCATTTACAACAGAGTGTCTGCACAGGGTGATATAGTTCGTGACTTGAAAGCTAAGAAGGCATCAAAGGAAGATATTGATAAAGCTGTGAAACAGTTGCTGGCCTTGAAAGCAGAATACAAAGAGAAGACAGGCCAGGAGTATAAGCCTGGAAATCCACCAGTATCTGTAACTGAACACTCTTCAAAGCTTGAGACCTCTAGTACCCTGGACAGTAAAGCTCTGTATGATAAAGTAGCAGAGCAAGGAGAAGCGGTCCGAAAACTGAAAGCTGAGAAAGCACCTAAG gatgaGATAGGAGCTGCTGTGGAAGTCCTTTTATCCCTAAAGGCAGAATATAAACAACAGACAGGCCAGGAGTACAAACCAGGAAGCCCACCTGTGGTCTCTGTccctcctcagccttctcctgtTTCTACTCTTCCATCCCCATGTCCAGTAGACAGCAAATCTCTGTACAACAAAGTAGCTGAACAAGGCGAAGTGGTCCGCAAACTTAAATCAGAGAAAGCTTCAAAG GAACAAATAGATGAGGCTGTGaaaattcttttaaatctaaaagCAGAATATAAACAAAAGACAGGTCAAGAGTACAAGCCTGGAAATCCACCTTCAGCTCCTCCTTGTATACCTTCTACTACACTTCCATCTTCTGTATGCTGCAGTAACTCGGCGCCCTGTAGCTTAGTGGATGGCAAAGCACTTTATGATAATGTAGCTGAACAAGGGGAAGTGGTACGGAGACTCAAAGCAGAGAAAGCTTCCAAG GATGAAATAGATGAAGCTGTAAAACTCCTTCTTGCTCTAAAAGCTGACTACAAGGAAAAGACTGGGCAGGACTACAGGCCAGGACATCCACCAGTAGCAGAAGCTGCTTTGCCCCAAACGTCAAACACAGTACTCAGTGGTCCAGACACACCCGAAGCTAAAGCCTTGTTTAGCAAAGTAGCTCTCCAAGGAGATGAAGTTAGGAAATTGAagtcagaaaaagcagaaaag gAAAAGATAGATGCTGCTGTGAAGGAACTTCTTCAGTTGAAGGCCCAGTATAAGTCTGTTGCAGGAGTTGACTATAAACCAATTTCTGTTAGTGGCACTGAtgacaaagacaaaaagaagaaagagaaagataacaagtctgaaaagcagagtaagcaacagaagcaaaatgatGGCCCAAAAAAAGAACCTTTGCAAGGACAGAGTGGTAATGAACTCTCCTCAAGTGGATCAGGAGAGGGTCAAGGCCCTAAGAAACAAACCAG GCTGGGTCTAGAagctaaaaaggaagaaaatcttgCAGATTGGTTCTCTCAG GTGATCACAAAATCAGAAATGATTGAATACTATGATGTGAGTGGCTGTTACGTTCTTCGTCCTTGGGCTTATGCTATTTGGGAAGCTATCAAGAACTTCTTCGATGCAGAGATCAAGAAACTTGGAGTGGAAAACTGTTACTTCCCCATGTTTGTGTCCCAGGCTGCCCTAGAGAAAGAGAAGACTCATATTGCTGACTTTGCTCCTGAG gTTGCTTGGGTCACAAGATCCGGAAAAACAGATCTGGCTGAACCAATTGCTGTACGTCCCACAAGTGAAACAG tcaTGTATCCTGCCTATGCAAAGTGGGTGCAGTCACACAGGGATCTGCCTATCAAGCTTAATCAGTGGTGCAATGTTGTG CGTTGGGAGTTCAAACATCCCCAACCTTTCCTTCGCACTCGTGAGTTCCTTTGGCAAGAGGGTCACACCGCATTTGCAACAtatgaagaagcagcagaggag GTGATGCAGATACTTGATCTGTATGCTCAAGTGTACGAAGATCTCCTAGCAATACCTGttgtgaaaggaaggaagacagagaaggagaaattCGCTGGGGGTGATTATACAACCACTGTAGAGGCATTTATATCTGCTAGTGGAAGAGCTATCCAG GGAGCAACATCACATCATCTAGGGCAGAATTTCTCAAAGATGTTTGAAATTGTATTTGAAGATCCCAAGAAACCAGGAGAAAAACAGTTTGCTTATCAGAATTCCTGGGGCATTACAACTCGAACTATTGGTGTAATGACAATGATTCACGGAGATAACATGGGACTGGTGCTTCCGCCTCGAGTAGCCTGTGTTCAG GTTGTAATTATACCTTGTGGTATTACAAATTCCCTTTCTGAAGAGGACAAAGAGGCTTTACTGAAGAAATGTAATGAATATCGTAATAGACTGCTTAGTGTTAATATCCGTGTGCGGGCTGATTTAAGAGACAACTATTCACCCGGCTGGAAGTTCAACCACTGGGAGCTTAAG GGTGTTCCAGTCAGGGTTGAAGTGGGACCACGAGACATGAAGAGCCAACAGTTTGTAGCTGTTAGAAGAGACACAGGACAGAAGCTGACCTTTTCTGAAGATGAGGCAGAAGATAAACTGAAGCAGATTTTGGAGGAGATCCATGCTAACCTTTACAACAG